The proteins below come from a single uncultured Fibrobacter sp. genomic window:
- the mreC gene encoding rod shape-determining protein MreC gives MLRAFRFIVELFSQRHGIVAFVFFLVLGLLMRQAPVPVRESVVSTALSTLYFPAQRIVSAVGHYKSIVQENEQLKEENARLRLETYHAREGLLELARLHTLVRFDDKWDYPIVTARVVGHNPGRFLTTMVINRGTEHGVKENMPVFSMNGLVGKISKASVNHSRVQLLVDPNLKLSVMDRRTRVVGFLESKDGHSLTAMIPAHAGIRVGDTLVTSGLGGIFPKGIPLGTVMEVRKSDLDVMRQMDVDPFQEFSSLEEVFVMEKDPDWIVKELLDE, from the coding sequence ATGCTTAGGGCGTTTCGCTTTATAGTCGAATTGTTTTCGCAAAGGCACGGAATCGTTGCCTTTGTCTTTTTCTTGGTGCTTGGGCTTTTGATGCGGCAGGCTCCGGTTCCCGTGCGGGAAAGCGTTGTCTCGACGGCGCTTTCGACTCTGTATTTCCCGGCGCAGCGGATTGTTTCTGCGGTAGGGCATTACAAGTCTATTGTTCAGGAAAACGAACAGCTGAAAGAAGAGAATGCCCGCTTGAGGCTTGAAACCTATCATGCCCGCGAAGGGCTCTTGGAACTCGCCCGACTGCATACGCTAGTTCGGTTTGATGACAAGTGGGATTACCCGATTGTGACAGCCCGTGTGGTGGGCCACAATCCGGGGCGTTTCCTTACGACGATGGTGATTAACCGCGGTACGGAACATGGCGTGAAGGAAAACATGCCCGTGTTTTCGATGAACGGTCTGGTCGGAAAGATTTCGAAGGCCTCGGTGAATCATTCGCGCGTACAGCTGCTGGTGGATCCAAACCTTAAGTTGTCTGTAATGGATCGCAGGACGCGTGTGGTGGGATTCCTGGAATCTAAGGATGGTCATAGCCTTACGGCGATGATTCCTGCGCATGCGGGAATCCGGGTGGGCGATACTCTGGTGACTTCTGGCCTGGGCGGCATTTTCCCGAAGGGCATTCCCCTGGGGACGGTAATGGAGGTCCGCAAGTCCGACCTCGATGTCATGCGCCAGATGGATGTTGATCCGTTCCAGGAATTTTCGAGCCTGGAAGAAGTGTTCGTCATGGAAAAGGATCCAGACTGGATAGTAAAGGAGCTGCTCGATGAATAA